A window of Castanea sativa cultivar Marrone di Chiusa Pesio chromosome 1, ASM4071231v1 contains these coding sequences:
- the LOC142622564 gene encoding BEL1-like homeodomain protein 7, giving the protein MATYFPNVSNQRDCLQTPYLGDQKFTSYSEAPFHPNNIMMYMNQASSGSYSDILSGNSLPPNCDESVGGRNEMMFIPPIGNRESMQSIDARLNAVTGDHLGNSVTGNSQVIPRRQLGVPDGEQNIQSQGLSLSLSTQIPSAVSVASFGSEYPNPGLSSFLGNTSCKGDESNRYKDLRSAECLLSGFPGGNHNATKPEALCNPHSSMNPKEMLCDQYLYEPSAFATTILNSRYLKTSQQLLDEVVNVRKALKQRGLNKPQIQGIGLDVSKEADGRSNTQSVQMSSDPGESTTNSSCKLSPAERQDLQNKKTTLLSMLDEVDKRYRQYYHQMQIVVSSFDMVAGCGAAEPYTALALQTISRHFRSLRDAIASQIQVIQRSLGEQDTSPNGQGGIPRLRYVDQQLRQQRALQQFGVMRHAWRPQRGLPENSVSILRAWLFEHFLHPYPKDSEKIILARQTGLTRNQVANWFINARVRLWKPMVEEMYKEEFAESEMNSKSSPESALNVPRDNSLASEDRGEELQDSVISTTADSVHLGQAYDSKSVHIPNVEINGQSARIGFESSAHRDNVLGSGIMKLQGNQRPKLDDHNLYSDEIILPQQNGGGSLMAAATTYDMSELGSFVDGSQVSLALELRHCENDGFPMSGGANLRGNDTVTSSAGPESLDFQCMDLGKQHHRFNNPHMLHDFVV; this is encoded by the exons ATGGCCACCTATTTCCCAAATGTAAGCAATCAAAGAGATTGCTTGCAGACTCCATATTTAGGAGACCAGAAATTTACTTCATATTCTGAAGCGCCTTTCCATCCTAATAACATAATGATGTACATGAACCAAGCTTCTTCTGGATCCTACTCGGACATCTTGTCTGGGAATTCTCTACCTCCCAACTGTGATGAATCTGTGGGAGGCAGAAATGAGATGATGTTCATTCCACCTATAGGTAATAGAGAAAGCATGCAATCCATTGATGCAAGGTTAAATGCTGTAACAGGTGATCACCTTGGAAACTCTGTTACTGGGAATTCCCAGGTGATACCAAGGAGACAGCTGGGAGTTCCAGATGGCGAACAAAATATTCAGTCTCAGGGATTATCTCTTAGCCTTAGCACACAAATTCCATCTGCAGTATCTGTTGCTTCATTTGGTAGTGAGTATCCAAACCCAGGTCTCTCTTCATTCTTGGGAAACACATCTTGTAAAGGTGATGAGAGCAACCGATATAAGGATTTGAGAAGTGCAGAATGCTTGCTATCTGGTTTTCCTGGAGGCAACCATAACGCTACTAAACCAGAGGCATTGTGCAATCCTCATTCCTCAATGAACCCCAAAGAGATGCTCTGTGATCAATACCTATATGAACCATCAGCTTTTGCAACCACAATTTTAAACTCAAGGTACCTCAAGACATCACAACAGTTGCTTGATGAAGTGGTTAATGTCCGAAAGGCTTTGAAACAGCGTGGATTGAACaaacctcaaatccaggggattGGTTTAGATGTCTCTAAAGAGGCTGATGGGAGATCTAATACTCAATCTGTGCAGATGTCTTCAGACCCTGGCGAGTCAACTACTAACTCCTCTTGTAAGCTATCACCTGCAGAACGACAGGATCTTCAGAATAAGAAGACAACACTTTTGTCCATGTTAGACGAG GTGGATAAAAGATACAGACAATATTACCATCAGATGCAAATTGTGGTGTCGTCTTTTGACATGGTAGCTGGGTGTGGGGCAGCAGAACCATACACTGCTCTTGCACTTCAAACAATTTCCCGCCACTTCCGCTCTTTACGTGATGCAATTGCTAGCCAGATTCAAGTGATCCAGAGAAGCCTTGGGGAGCAAGATACTTCACCAAATGGTCAAGGAGGAATACCTCGTCTCCGCTATGTAGACCAGCAGCTCAGACAACAAAGGGCTCTTCAGCAGTTTGGTGTGATGCGACATGCTTGGAGGCCTCAAAGGGGACTTCCAGAGAACTCTGTTTCAATTCTCCGTGCTTGGTTATTTGAGCACTTCCTTCATCC TTACCCAAAGGATTCAGAGAAAATTATACTCGCAAGGCAGACAGGCTTGACCAGAAACCAG GTTGCAAACTGGTTTATCAATGCGCGGGTGCGCCTTTGGAAGCCCATGGTTGAGGAGATGTATAAAGAAGAGTTTGCTGAATCTGAAATGAACTCCAAATCCTCACCAGAAAGTGCACTGAACGTACCAAGAGATAATTCCTTGGCATCTGAGGATAGGGGGGAAGAGTTGCAAGACAGTGTGATATCCACAACTGCTGATAGTGTCCACCTAGGGCAAGCCTATGACTCAAAGTCTGTTCATATCCCCAATGTAGAAATAAATGGGCAATCTGCAAGGATAGGTTTTGAGAGTAGTGCTCACAGAGATAATGTCTTGGGTTCTGGAATTATGAAATTACAGGGTAACCAAAGGCCTAAATTGGATGATCATAACCTTTATTCAGATGAGATTATCCTACCCCAACAGAATGGTGGTGGGAGTCTTATGGCTGCTGCCACCACATATGATATGTCAGAGTTGGGTAGTTTTGTAGATGGCAGCCAGGTGTCACTTGCACTGGAGTTGCGGCATTGTGAAAACGATGGATTTCCAATGTCTGGTGGTGCCAATTTAAGAGGTAATGACACTGTAACTTCTTCTGCAGGGCCCGAATCGCTAGATTTTCAGTGCATGGATCTGGGGAAGCAACATCACAGGTTCAACAACCCCCATATGTTACACGATTTTGTAGTCTGA
- the LOC142605803 gene encoding BEL1-like homeodomain protein 11 — MVSQDSPPHPSNMHLFTISDSITGQNHFQNQNQHFDAYGSALSGSDTVLHHSLGVLPSIQSLGERMSRSIDLVQASTVAEESQINHTRHFMDLLGAANESNHQAQRLSLSLGSHVLVPSGQYRQRSFNSDLISPPSYLMSREEAQEPCNPGVEHVSSDYSYTGSSFASSSASLNRSYSTAYGTESFASVIGNSVYLKPAQSLLREIVNVGGREINLSNEKYVAKLCRGGRAGALGLSSELKAELYSNGLLSAEKHELQVKIAKLIALLEEVEDTYEKYYHQMEEVVSSFELITGVGAAKSYTALGLQAMSRHFCSLRDAIVSQINIRKRKFLQDLPRISTGLSQLNLFDSETRQTRMTLQQLSMMQGQRQAWRPIRGLPETSVAILRSWLFEHFLHPYPNETEKLMLASQTGLTKNQVSNWFINARVRLWKPMIEEMYKEEFGESSEDLNQLTSNSMTREGVSDPAED; from the exons ATGGTATCACAGGACTCACCTCCACATCCAAGTAATATGCACCTATTCACTATCTCAGACTCTATCACTGGTCAAAACCatttccaaaaccaaaaccaacatTTTGATGCTTATGGGTCTGCATTAAGTGGAAGTGACACAGTGCTCCATCATTCTCTTGGTGTACTTCCCAGCATTCAATCTCTTGGGGAAAGAATGTCTAGATCAATAGACCTTGTTCAAGCTTCAACGGTAGCTGAGGAATCTCAGATCAACCACACTAGACATTTCATGGATCTTCTAGGAGCAGCAAATGAGTCCAATCACCAGGCTCAGAGGCTATCACTTTCTTTAGGCTCTCATGTGCTTGTTCCTTCTGGACAATACAGGCAGAGGTCCTTCAATTCAGACCTCATAAGCCCCCCCAGTTACTTAATGTCCAGAGAAGAAGCACAGGAACCTTGTAATCCAGGAGTAGAACATGTAAGCAGTGACTATTCTTACACAGGAAGTTCATTTGCTTCATCTTCGGCCTCATTAAATCGTTCTTATTCAACTGCATATGGAACAGAATCTTTTGCTTCTGTTATTGGCAATTCGGTGTACTTAAAACCAGCTCAGTCCCTTTTGAGAGAAATTGTTAATGTGGGTGGCAGAGAAATTAATTTGAGCAATGAAAAATATGTTGCTAAATTGTGTCGTGGAGGTAGGGCAGGAGCTCTTGGACTTTCTTCTGAACTAAAAGCAGAATTGTACAGTAATGGGCTTTTGTCAGCTGAGAAACATGAACTTCAAGTTAAGATTGCAAAGCTTATTGCTTTGTTGGAGGAG GTTGAGGACACATATGAGAAATATTATCATCAAATGGAAGAAGTGGTGTCATCATTTGAGTTGATAACAGGTGTAGGAGCTGCCAAGTCTTACACTGCACTAGGACTTCAGGCCATGTCTAGGCATTTCTGCAGCTTGAGAGATGCCATAGTTTCCCAAATAAACATCAGGAAGAGAAAATTCTTGCAGGATTTACCGCGAATCAGCACCGGATTATCACAGCTTAACTTGTTTGATTCAGAAACTAGACAAACTAGAATGACCCTTCAACAGCTTAGCATGATGCAAGGCCAAAGGCAAGCATGGAGACCGATTAGAGGGTTGCCAGAGACTTCTGTGGCAATCCTGCGCTCTTGGCTTTTTGAACACTTTCTCCACCC GTATCCAAATGAAACTGAAAAGCTAATGTTGGCATCTCAGACAGGCCTGACCAAGAACCAA GTTTCAAATTGGTTCATAAATGCTCGGGTTAGGCTATGGAAACCTATGATTGAAGAAATGTACAAAGAAGAGTTTGGGGAGTCCTCAGAAGACTTGAACCAATTAACTAGCAATTCAATGACAAGAGAAGGTGTCTCAGATCCTGCAGAGGATTGA